From the Rhizobium sp. SL42 genome, the window TTAAAGTTGAGGAGTTTAGGTCGCTTTCAAGACAGTTGCACCCCGAAAATGACAAGGGTGTGATGTGCGATCGCCGCATTCTCGCGCTGTTAGCGGCCGGACAAGTGTCCCGGGTCGCGATGGAAATGCCGGAAATAGGCGGAAATCTGCGCCAGGGTATTGCTGGTCTTTTCGAATTCCAGCCCCATCTTGCCGGCGCGGTACCAGCGCACCGTGCCTTCGATCAGGCCGAGTTCGGTTGTCCTGACGGTGACTGTGCTGCCGCGCTTGGCCTCGATCCAGCCCTCCAGTTGCAGCGCCATGCCTGTGCGGGAAATGTCGATGACGCGGATGTCGATCTGGTGGCCGAGATAGTCGAGCGTGCCCTTGAAGCGACAGCGGAGGCGCTGGGTCTGACGTCCGTCCTGGCCGGTGTTGAAGCTTTCCTGGCGGGTGGCAGCAAGCATGACTAATCGCTCCATGAAAAGGAATGAAAGAAATGCCGCCAAGTTTCGCCATGGGAATGAACAGGACCTCGCCGATCTCGTTAAAATGCTGGCGTTTCACCTAGAAGAAATAAGGTATTCGCCCCAAAGGAGGCGCGTTTTACCGTAAATTGATAGGGGTATTGTCCTGCCGCCAACAAAAATGGACGCCGAAGCGTCCATTCTTTTCGGTACGGTCGGGGCGTGGGTCACGGACGCCTGCAACAGGCAGCGCAAGACAGTGCAGCGGTTTTGCGCGAGCGACCTGCGCAAAACAGACGGCCGGAGGCTACCGGGCGATCTGGCAGATCGCGATATGCTTCAGCGCGTCAGTACCGGCCGGACTTCCTTGTGGAAGTTGCGGAAATAGGCGGCCAGTTTGGCCAGCGAATTGCTGTTCTGCTTGATCTGGATGCCCAGACGACCGCTGCGGTTCCAGCGCACTGTGCCCTCGATCAGGCCGATGTCATCGTTCTCGATGACGACCGAACTGCCGGCGGCGGCATGAAGCTGGCTGTACAGTTCGAGGGCGAGGCCGGTGCGTGAAATGTTGATCACGCGGGCATCGGCCTCCTGCTTGAGGTGGCGCACACGACTGTCGACACGGCAACGGCTTCTCGGCGATGTGCGCCCATCCATATTGAGGTTATTGCTCATTTGATTGTTCCAGCCATTGAGACAGGACCACGGTAGCGATGAAACGTAAGAACCGGTTGAACTCAATCGTTAGGATTGTCCGCAATCGGCGGTTTTAAAGCCCCACATTGGGACGATCGATGATTTCGCGCAGGGCAAAGCTCGAATTGATCTTCACGACATGGGGAAGGGCGGACAGCCAGTCCCTGTGGATGTGTTCGTAGTCTTCGAGATCCTTGGCCGCGACGCGCAGGATATAGTCGTATTCGCCCGACATCAGGTAGCAGACCAGAACATTCGGGCAGCGCTTCACCGCCGCCTCGAATTCCGTCAGCGTCTTGGCGAACTGGCCCGACAGCGAGATATGCACGATGACCATCATCTTGTACTCGATCGCCTTGTGCGACAGGCGCGCGTGATAGCCGCTGATCACGCCGGATTTCTCCAGCATGTCGTGGCGCCGCGAACAGGCGGATGCAGACAGGCCGACTTTTTCGGCAAGGTCGGCATTGGTCATTCTCCCGTTTTCCTGCAAAGCCTTCAGGATGGCAAGATCGATGCTGTCGAGCGCAGTCATCCGAAACATTCCTCAAAATTGGAGCAATTGACGCAATTATCTTCGAATGTCTCGCCTGTGGCAAACCGTATTTGCAAGGACATTCGCCGGGAAGAGTGTTTCAATTCGCTCCTTGTTGGAGGTGCGGCTTTGCCGCCGAAATGGAGAGGAACGCTGAATGCGTGTCGGTTGCCCGAAGGAAATCAAAAACCATGAATATCGTGTTGGGCTGACGCCGGGCGCGGTACGGGAATATGTGGCGCACGGCCACGACGTTCTGATTGAAACGGGTGCAGGCGCCGGCATTGGCGCAGACGATCATGCCTATATCGCCGCTGGCGCAAGGATTGCCGCCTCGGCGAAGGACGTGTTCGAAAAGTCCGACATGATCGTCAAGGTCAAGGAACCGCAGCCGTCCGAATGGGTACAGCTGCGCGACGGACAGATTCTCTACACCTACCTGCATCTGGCGCCGGATCCGGAGCAGACCAAGGGCCTGCTCGAATCGGGTGTCACCGCGATTGCCTATGAGACAGTGACCGACGAGCGTGGCGGCCTGCCTTTGCTGGCGCCGATGTCCGAAGTCGCCGGACGTCTGGCGATCCAGGCGGGCGCCACCGCCCTGCAAAAGGCCAATGGCGGCCGTGGTATTCTGCTTGGCGGCGTGCCGGGCGTTCTACCGGCCAAGGTCACCGTCATCGGCGGCGGCGTCGTCGGTCTGCACGCGGCCCGCATGGCTGTCGGGCTTGGCGCCGATGTCACCATCCTTGACCGCTCGCTGCCGCGGCTGCGCCAGCTTGACGATCTTTTCTCCGGCCGGATCCATACCGTCTATTCGACGATCGATGCGCTAGAGCAGGAAGTCTTTTCCGCCGATCTCGTCATCGGTGCCGTGTTGATCCCGGGCGCTGCGGCCCCCAAGCTGGTCACCCGGGAAATGCTCACAGGCATGAAGAAGGGTGCCGTCATCGTCGATGTCGCCATCGATCAGGGTGGCTGCTTCGAGACCTCGCATGCCACGACCCATTCCGACCCGACCTATGAAGTCGACGGGATCGTGCATTACTGCGTGGCCAACATGCCGGGCGCTGTCCCGGTTACGTCCGCCCACGCGCTGAACAATGCGACGCTGGTTCACGGTCTGGCGCTGGCCGATCGCGGTATGCGGGCCATTGCCGAGGACCGCCATCTCCGCAACGGCCTCAATGTGCACAAGGGTCGCATTACCAACAAGCCGGTAGCCGATGCCCTCGGTTATCCGGCATTCGCCGCCGAATCGCTGCTCAACGTTGCGTAAGGAATAGGATCTCCAGTCACCTTACCATGCGTGACGTCCGCAGCGCTTCACTGAGCGCGGCCAATTGGGCCGGCCGTATCCTTCGGCCGGCCTTTTCTTGTTGGACCGGTTTTTTACTGGGCCAGTGCCGCCGGTCCCGTCAGCCGCGTTCGATCCGGCACTGGTAGCAATTGTTGCGCGCCGAGCGCACATGCACATAGGCAATCGCCGGATCGGCAAGCAGTGCCGCGGCGCGGGCGGCGATTGCCGCTGTCGGAGTGACGGCGCCCGTTCCATAGACAATGCGATCGTCGGCACCATAGCCGCGCACGATATAGTCCGGGCTATCCAGCATCGGCGGCAGGATTTCGCTTGCGGCATACCGTGCGCAGGGTTTTGCGTGGAGGAAGATCGGTCCTGTTTCGGCATAGGGCTGCAGGCTCGGAAACGGTCGATAGGCGAGCGTCAGATAGGGCGCGCCTTCTTCGATGAAATCGAGGCAGTGCCGGCAGGGATAGCCGCCGCCCGGCGACAACCGCGTTTCGGGGGCAAGACCGTAGGCATCCGCCGCGCCGGCCTGATAGGCGACAAGCTCGTCGGTCAAAATGGCGGTGAAGTGCAGGCTCATGATCGTGTCTCGCAGATTATCTGAAGGATGTTTCCGGCGATCATGGGAAATTCTGCCGGCACGCTCCACCCGTTTCCTGCGGGCCGATGCGACATTCACCAAAAATGGAGGTTCTCTCGCCTATGCTGTTTCGATTAGCGTCATGCTAGCTGAACGGGATCGGGGCATTCCATGAGATATATGACCACTGCGCTGATCGCGCTCGGCGGCGCCTGCGCTGCATTCTTCGCCATGCCGGCGGGGTCGGCGAAAGCCGACCTGACGCAGGAGGAAATCACCGAAGGCCGCAGATATGTGGTCAACAACGCGATCTTCGTCCTCTTCCACGAGGGTGGCCATATGCTGGTCTCCGAACTCGGCTTGCCGGTGCTCGGCCGTGAAGAAGATGCGGTCGACGGCTTGTCCTCCGTGATGCTGCTGGAGAGCGAAGACGAGGAGTTGCGGGCGGCAATGCAGGATGCGGCCGATGGCTGGTTCCTGATCGATGCGGCGAATGCGCAAGGGCTCGAAGAGGCGGATTTCCAGGGCACCCACGGTCTCAACAAACAGCGTGCCTATGCGCTGGTCTGCATGATGTCCGGCAAGGATCCCGAATATTTCAAGGAGTTCATCGATTCCCTGGAATTTCCCGAGGACCGCCGTGCGGAGTGCGTGGATGAATACGCGCAGACGCGCGACAGCTGGTGGGGCGTGCTCGATCCTTATATCGATGACAATAAGACCTCGAATTTTACCGTTACCTACGAGCCGGCCGGCGACGATCTGAAATATGTCGAGGATATGCTGAAGGAGGGCGAGGTTCTCGAAGCGATTTCGGCAACCTTCGGCGAGGGATATAACATTCCCGATGGGATCAAGGTGACGGCCAAGACCTGCGGCGTCATCAATGCATTCTGGGATCCCGGGGCCCGAGAGATCACCTTCTGCTACGAGTTCGCGGCGCACCACGCCGATCTGGTCAGCCAGTATTACGAGGAAAATCGCGCGCAGCCATCATCGGAAGACCAGCCGCAGGCACAGGCTCCCGCCGACGGAAAAAGTGGACTGGTGTCCGCGCTCAAGGCCGCGGCCGCCGATCCGTGACGGCAGATCCCGCTTCGCCGCAGGCGAAGCGGGACTCACGGCCTTTGTCAGAATGTCGCGCCGTCGCGCTTCATCAACTGCAGCAGCTCCTGCTCGGTCATCGGCTCGACCAGCGCGTTGAAGGTCTCGACCGGGGAGAAGCCGAACTGCTGGTAGAGCTGCAGTGCGCGCGGATGGTCAAGCGAATTGGTCGTCACCGTCACCTTGTCCGGATTGCTCGTCCAGGCGGCATAAAGCGCCTGCAGCAGGAACCATTTGCCGATTCCAAGACCCAGGCCATATTCGAACAGGCCGAAGTAGGAGAGCTCGACTAGCTTTTCGTTTTCCTGCGATAATTCGTAGAAACCGGCCGGCGCGCCGTTCACATACAGGACCGAAATGGAGACCTTCGGATTGTGGATGATCGCCTTCAGCGCGTCGTCAGTCATGCGCAGGCGCTCGTACCAATGCCAGCGCGCACCGACCTGGCGATGCAGGAAGCGATAGAAGGCGAGCGGAATTTCCTGGGTGCGCATGATGGCGGTCTGGATGTTGACCGGTACCGGCAGGCTGGATTTCGGCGGCGCCGTCATTTCGAGCCGGGTGACGTGGGCCGTCAACGGTCCGTCCGTCCTTGACGTCAAAGGTTCGGCCGCACCCGTCGTCACCGGCGTGTCAGTCTTGGAGCCCCATTCCGACCACGAGCCATCATAGAGCGAATTGTCGGTATGGCCGAGCGATTCCAGCGCAAGTGTCACGACCGCTGCCGTCACGCCGGATCCACAGCTGGTCACCACCGGCTGCGACAGATCGATCCCGGCATTGGTGAAGATCGAGCGCAGGGTGGCCAGGTCCTTCAGGCGGCCGTTTTCAGCCAGAATCGATGCCGGCACGCTGCGCGCGCCTGGGATGTGGCCGGAGCGCATTCCCTCGCGCGGTTCCGGCTCCTCGCCGGTGAAGCGGCCGGCCGGGCGTGCATCGGCAATCTGGCGGTCACCGTTGTCGGCAATGGCCGACATCTGGTCGAAGGAGGTGATCCGGTTGCGGTCGAAATGCGCTTCGAACGTCACGGGCTCCGGCTCGGGCAGGTCGGTTTCCAGCTTGCGGCCATCGGCTTTCCAGCCATCCAGCCCGCGGTCGAGCACATAGACGCGCTGCGCGCCCATGACGCGGAACATCCACCAGACGCGCGGCGCCGAAAAGAAGCCCGGACCGTCATAGACCACGATCGTGTCCGTCGCGGAAATCCCGAGCTGGCCGACGGCATCGGCAAAGAAGGCGGGCGAGGGCAGGGAATGCGGAAGATTGGTGCTTTTGTCGGCGATCACGTCCTGATCGAAGAAGACGGCACCGGGAATATGGCCGGCGGCATATTCGGCAGCACCATTGCGATTATGAGCCGGCAGGTACCATGACGCGTCGACAAGCCTGAATTCGGGAGCCCCGAGGTGCTTTTCGACCCAGTCTGCTGAGACGACGAAACGGCTTCTTTCCCCGGACATGCTGTTCTCCCGTACCTTGTTTCAGGCGGAGACCTCCGGAGCACCAAAGCGGATGCGGAACCGGCGGTTCTCCTTGCCCTTTTTCTCGATTTTGGCGATATGAATCGCGCCGACCTCCTGGGTCTCTGAAACATGTGTGCCGCCGCAGGGCTGGCTGTCAACGGCGGAGTTCTCGCCGATGGCGACAAGGCTGACCCGACCGAGACCGACGGGCGGGCGGACATTCTTCGACTTGACGATTCCCGGATTGGCGATGAGCTCGGCGTCGGTGATCCATTGCAGATAAACCGGGTGGTTTTCCGCGACCAGCTTCATCAGGTCGGTGGTGACCTGTTCCTTGTCGATCGTCTCCGACATGTCGAAATCGACGCGGCTTTCCTCCTCGCCGACGGCAGCACCAGTGATCGGAAACGGACAGACGACGGACAGCAGATGGCAGGCGGTGTGCATGCGCATCAGCTTGTAGCGCCGCGGCCAGTCGATATGCAGGACCAGCGTTTCGCCGACCGCCGGTGACGGCTGGCCCTCGGCCGGCTGATGTAGGATGATGTCCTTGGTCTCGCCATGACGCGTCAGCGCGATGGCGATGCGGCTGCCGTCCGCACGTTCCAGAAAACCGAGGTCTCCGGGCTGGCCGCCCGAAGCAGCGTAGAAACAG encodes:
- a CDS encoding PilZ domain-containing protein → MLAATRQESFNTGQDGRQTQRLRCRFKGTLDYLGHQIDIRVIDISRTGMALQLEGWIEAKRGSTVTVRTTELGLIEGTVRWYRAGKMGLEFEKTSNTLAQISAYFRHFHRDPGHLSGR
- a CDS encoding PilZ domain-containing protein, with the protein product MSNNLNMDGRTSPRSRCRVDSRVRHLKQEADARVINISRTGLALELYSQLHAAAGSSVVIENDDIGLIEGTVRWNRSGRLGIQIKQNSNSLAKLAAYFRNFHKEVRPVLTR
- a CDS encoding Lrp/AsnC family transcriptional regulator translates to MTALDSIDLAILKALQENGRMTNADLAEKVGLSASACSRRHDMLEKSGVISGYHARLSHKAIEYKMMVIVHISLSGQFAKTLTEFEAAVKRCPNVLVCYLMSGEYDYILRVAAKDLEDYEHIHRDWLSALPHVVKINSSFALREIIDRPNVGL
- the ald gene encoding alanine dehydrogenase; the encoded protein is MRVGCPKEIKNHEYRVGLTPGAVREYVAHGHDVLIETGAGAGIGADDHAYIAAGARIAASAKDVFEKSDMIVKVKEPQPSEWVQLRDGQILYTYLHLAPDPEQTKGLLESGVTAIAYETVTDERGGLPLLAPMSEVAGRLAIQAGATALQKANGGRGILLGGVPGVLPAKVTVIGGGVVGLHAARMAVGLGADVTILDRSLPRLRQLDDLFSGRIHTVYSTIDALEQEVFSADLVIGAVLIPGAAAPKLVTREMLTGMKKGAVIVDVAIDQGGCFETSHATTHSDPTYEVDGIVHYCVANMPGAVPVTSAHALNNATLVHGLALADRGMRAIAEDRHLRNGLNVHKGRITNKPVADALGYPAFAAESLLNVA
- a CDS encoding DUF1203 domain-containing protein gives rise to the protein MMSLHFTAILTDELVAYQAGAADAYGLAPETRLSPGGGYPCRHCLDFIEEGAPYLTLAYRPFPSLQPYAETGPIFLHAKPCARYAASEILPPMLDSPDYIVRGYGADDRIVYGTGAVTPTAAIAARAAALLADPAIAYVHVRSARNNCYQCRIERG
- a CDS encoding DUF4344 domain-containing metallopeptidase, which gives rise to MRYMTTALIALGGACAAFFAMPAGSAKADLTQEEITEGRRYVVNNAIFVLFHEGGHMLVSELGLPVLGREEDAVDGLSSVMLLESEDEELRAAMQDAADGWFLIDAANAQGLEEADFQGTHGLNKQRAYALVCMMSGKDPEYFKEFIDSLEFPEDRRAECVDEYAQTRDSWWGVLDPYIDDNKTSNFTVTYEPAGDDLKYVEDMLKEGEVLEAISATFGEGYNIPDGIKVTAKTCGVINAFWDPGAREITFCYEFAAHHADLVSQYYEENRAQPSSEDQPQAQAPADGKSGLVSALKAAAADP
- the sseA gene encoding 3-mercaptopyruvate sulfurtransferase; translated protein: MSGERSRFVVSADWVEKHLGAPEFRLVDASWYLPAHNRNGAAEYAAGHIPGAVFFDQDVIADKSTNLPHSLPSPAFFADAVGQLGISATDTIVVYDGPGFFSAPRVWWMFRVMGAQRVYVLDRGLDGWKADGRKLETDLPEPEPVTFEAHFDRNRITSFDQMSAIADNGDRQIADARPAGRFTGEEPEPREGMRSGHIPGARSVPASILAENGRLKDLATLRSIFTNAGIDLSQPVVTSCGSGVTAAVVTLALESLGHTDNSLYDGSWSEWGSKTDTPVTTGAAEPLTSRTDGPLTAHVTRLEMTAPPKSSLPVPVNIQTAIMRTQEIPLAFYRFLHRQVGARWHWYERLRMTDDALKAIIHNPKVSISVLYVNGAPAGFYELSQENEKLVELSYFGLFEYGLGLGIGKWFLLQALYAAWTSNPDKVTVTTNSLDHPRALQLYQQFGFSPVETFNALVEPMTEQELLQLMKRDGATF
- a CDS encoding alanyl-tRNA editing protein, with the translated sequence MPTTALYRDDFYLSTCEAVVTAIHQDGGIELDQTCFYAASGGQPGDLGFLERADGSRIAIALTRHGETKDIILHQPAEGQPSPAVGETLVLHIDWPRRYKLMRMHTACHLLSVVCPFPITGAAVGEEESRVDFDMSETIDKEQVTTDLMKLVAENHPVYLQWITDAELIANPGIVKSKNVRPPVGLGRVSLVAIGENSAVDSQPCGGTHVSETQEVGAIHIAKIEKKGKENRRFRIRFGAPEVSA